The following are from one region of the Polynucleobacter sp. MWH-CaK5 genome:
- the ppsA gene encoding phosphoenolpyruvate synthase — translation MSNPNHANAYVLPFEDLRMSDVESVGGKNASLGEMISQLNASGVRVPTGFATTALAFRDFLVYNKLTERINDRLDKLNVDDVKELAIAGAEIRSWVEEAPFQERLEQEIRQAFKTLDADGKGSFAVRSSATAEDLPDASFAGQQESFLNVVGIEDVLHRIREVFASLYNDRAISYRVHKGFAHAEVALSAGIQRMVRSDKASSGVMFTLDTESGFQDAVFITSSYGLGETVVQGAVNPDEFYVFKPTLAAGKYAVIRRSLGSKLIQMQFTAPGEPGRVKTVDVPLEQRNRYSISDDDVAELAKYAMIIEKHYERPMDIEWGKDGIDGKIYILQARPETVKSQAQGKVEMRYKLKGHSTVLTTGRAIGQKIGTGTVRVVKDASEMDRVQPGDVLVADMTDPNWEPVMKRAAAIVTNRGGRTCHAAIIARELGVPAVVGCADATMVLKDGAVVTVSCAEGDEGRIYDGPIETEVTEVSRGALPEIPVKIMMNVGNPQLAFDFCQIPNGGVGLARLEFIINNNIGVHPKAILEYPNIDLDLKKAVESVARGHASPKAFYVDKLAEGIATIAAAFYPKPVIVRMSDFKSNEYKKLIGGSRYEPDEENPMLGFRGASRYISEDFAEAFAMECEAMKRVRNDMGLTNVEIMIPFVRTVKQAEKVIGLLGQHGLKRGENGLRVIMMCEIPSNAILAEEFLEHFDGFSIGSNDLTQLTLGLDRDSGMELLAIDFDERDPAVEFLVARAIETCRAKGKYIGICGQGPSDHPDFAQWLMKKGITSISLNPDSVVDTWTLLAKK, via the coding sequence ATGTCCAATCCAAACCATGCAAATGCATACGTTTTACCCTTTGAGGACCTGCGCATGTCTGACGTTGAGTCAGTCGGCGGTAAGAATGCCTCATTAGGCGAGATGATTTCTCAGCTCAACGCCTCTGGCGTTCGAGTTCCAACAGGTTTTGCAACCACCGCTTTGGCCTTCAGAGATTTTCTTGTCTATAACAAACTGACTGAACGCATCAATGATCGTTTAGATAAATTGAATGTGGATGATGTTAAAGAGTTGGCAATTGCTGGCGCTGAAATTCGTTCATGGGTCGAAGAGGCTCCTTTTCAAGAACGTCTAGAACAAGAAATTCGTCAAGCTTTCAAAACTTTGGATGCTGATGGCAAAGGTTCTTTTGCGGTTCGTTCTTCAGCAACAGCTGAAGATTTGCCAGACGCTTCTTTTGCTGGACAACAAGAGTCATTTTTAAACGTTGTTGGTATTGAAGATGTTTTGCATCGCATTCGTGAAGTATTTGCATCCTTGTACAACGATCGCGCAATTTCTTATCGTGTTCACAAGGGCTTTGCTCACGCTGAGGTTGCTTTATCAGCTGGCATTCAGCGCATGGTTCGCTCTGACAAGGCATCGTCTGGAGTGATGTTCACTTTGGATACTGAATCAGGCTTCCAAGACGCTGTGTTCATCACATCTAGTTACGGTTTGGGTGAAACAGTGGTACAGGGCGCAGTGAACCCTGATGAGTTCTACGTATTCAAACCTACTTTGGCTGCTGGTAAATACGCCGTTATTCGCCGCAGTTTGGGTTCTAAATTAATTCAGATGCAATTCACAGCTCCTGGTGAGCCAGGTCGCGTGAAAACTGTGGATGTTCCACTTGAGCAGCGTAATCGCTATTCGATCTCGGATGATGATGTGGCTGAGTTGGCTAAATACGCCATGATCATTGAGAAGCACTATGAGCGCCCAATGGATATTGAGTGGGGCAAGGATGGTATTGACGGCAAGATCTATATCTTGCAAGCACGTCCTGAGACGGTGAAGAGCCAAGCTCAAGGCAAGGTTGAAATGCGTTACAAGCTCAAAGGTCACTCAACAGTTTTAACAACTGGTCGTGCGATTGGTCAGAAGATTGGTACAGGTACAGTGCGCGTTGTGAAAGACGCCAGTGAAATGGATCGCGTTCAACCAGGTGACGTATTGGTTGCTGATATGACAGACCCTAACTGGGAGCCTGTGATGAAGAGAGCTGCTGCGATTGTGACAAATCGTGGCGGTCGTACTTGTCATGCTGCGATCATTGCCCGCGAATTAGGTGTTCCTGCTGTGGTTGGTTGCGCAGATGCCACCATGGTTCTCAAAGATGGTGCGGTGGTCACAGTGTCATGTGCTGAGGGTGATGAGGGCCGTATTTATGACGGTCCGATTGAAACTGAAGTGACTGAAGTTAGTCGCGGTGCCTTGCCTGAGATTCCAGTCAAAATCATGATGAACGTGGGTAACCCACAATTGGCATTTGATTTCTGCCAGATTCCTAATGGCGGCGTTGGTTTAGCTCGCTTGGAATTCATCATCAATAACAACATTGGTGTTCATCCAAAAGCCATTTTGGAATATCCAAACATTGATTTGGATTTGAAGAAGGCTGTTGAGAGCGTTGCTCGTGGCCATGCAAGCCCTAAAGCTTTCTATGTTGATAAGTTGGCTGAAGGTATTGCAACGATTGCTGCCGCCTTCTATCCAAAGCCAGTGATTGTTCGTATGTCTGACTTTAAGTCAAATGAGTACAAAAAGCTGATTGGTGGATCACGTTACGAGCCGGATGAAGAAAATCCAATGCTTGGTTTCCGTGGCGCGTCTCGCTATATCTCAGAGGATTTTGCTGAAGCGTTTGCGATGGAATGTGAAGCCATGAAGCGTGTTCGCAATGACATGGGTTTGACCAACGTTGAAATCATGATTCCATTTGTGAGAACCGTGAAGCAAGCTGAGAAGGTGATTGGTCTTTTGGGTCAGCATGGTTTGAAGCGTGGTGAAAACGGCTTGCGCGTCATCATGATGTGTGAGATTCCATCCAATGCAATCTTGGCTGAAGAGTTCTTGGAGCACTTTGATGGCTTCTCAATTGGTTCAAATGACTTGACTCAATTGACTTTGGGCTTGGATCGTGACTCTGGCATGGAGCTTTTAGCGATTGACTTTGATGAACGTGATCCAGCTGTTGAGTTCTTGGTTGCAAGAGCCATTGAAACTTGTCGCGCCAAGGGCAAGTACATTGGTATCTGCGGTCAAGGACCTTCAGATCATCCAGACTTTGCACAGTGGTTGATGAAGAAGGGCATTACTTCAATTTCATTGAACCCTGACAGTGTGGTTGATACTTGGACTTTGCTTGCTAAGAAATAA
- the smpB gene encoding SsrA-binding protein SmpB, with amino-acid sequence MSIIDNKKAFFDYFIEERFEAGMVLQGWEVKAIREGRAQIKEAYVVIRNAEIYLIGCHISPLISASTHVLADPGRTRKLLLNAIEIKKLIGKVEQKGYSLVPVNLHFSKGRVKCEIGLGRGKKQHDKRDATKDRDWQIEKARIMRSGSKIAD; translated from the coding sequence ATGAGCATCATAGACAACAAAAAAGCTTTCTTCGATTATTTCATCGAAGAACGATTTGAGGCAGGCATGGTCTTACAAGGATGGGAAGTAAAAGCCATTCGGGAAGGTCGCGCCCAAATCAAAGAGGCTTATGTTGTGATACGAAATGCCGAAATTTATCTCATTGGTTGTCATATCAGCCCTTTGATTTCAGCTTCAACGCATGTATTAGCCGACCCAGGCAGAACTCGTAAGCTTTTGCTCAATGCCATTGAAATCAAAAAGCTCATCGGTAAAGTCGAGCAAAAAGGCTACTCCTTAGTCCCAGTCAACCTTCACTTCTCCAAAGGTCGGGTGAAATGTGAAATTGGTCTTGGCCGAGGTAAAAAGCAACACGATAAACGGGATGCAACGAAAGATCGCGATTGGCAAATAGAAAAAGCCCGAATCATGCGTTCGGGCTCCAAAATCGCGGACTGA
- a CDS encoding type II toxin-antitoxin system RatA family toxin, which translates to MADVFKTVLIQHSAERMYNLVIDVAKYQDFLPWCGGVEIFEQTEEILDAKIHIKFKGLEQFFHTRNTNVRPNSIDMTFVDGPFKKFHGNWRFTPLKENACKIEFQLHYEFESLLLEKIIGPVFGIIAGTFVDGFVKRADQVYGAP; encoded by the coding sequence ATGGCAGACGTATTTAAGACAGTACTCATTCAGCACTCAGCAGAGAGAATGTATAACTTGGTGATTGATGTGGCCAAGTACCAAGACTTTCTTCCCTGGTGTGGTGGGGTTGAGATTTTTGAGCAAACAGAAGAAATTCTGGATGCAAAAATACACATCAAATTTAAAGGTTTGGAACAGTTTTTCCACACCCGAAATACCAATGTCAGGCCAAACTCAATTGATATGACCTTTGTGGACGGGCCCTTTAAGAAGTTTCATGGTAATTGGCGCTTTACCCCTCTAAAAGAGAATGCTTGCAAGATTGAGTTCCAACTTCATTATGAATTTGAAAGCCTTTTGCTTGAAAAGATCATTGGCCCAGTGTTTGGAATCATTGCCGGAACATTTGTGGATGGATTTGTGAAGCGTGCTGATCAAGTCTATGGAGCGCCCTGA
- a CDS encoding RnfH family protein, producing the protein MPILGLLLCDSRSGQPVLSDVQVTFPLDQPVTVGQALIQLGIASSPKDPEIARKGCFGVFGKRKDWDSPIYEGDRLELYSPLLIDPMAARRKKAHQNQDAKLQAKAADRKGRFLSK; encoded by the coding sequence ATGCCTATTTTGGGCTTATTGCTTTGCGATAGTCGCTCAGGACAACCTGTCTTGAGCGATGTTCAGGTGACCTTTCCCCTTGATCAGCCTGTGACTGTTGGGCAAGCCCTGATTCAGCTGGGTATTGCAAGCTCACCAAAAGACCCTGAAATTGCCAGAAAAGGGTGCTTTGGGGTCTTTGGCAAACGCAAGGATTGGGACAGTCCTATTTACGAGGGTGATCGCTTGGAGCTATACAGCCCACTGCTGATTGACCCAATGGCAGCAAGGCGGAAAAAGGCTCATCAGAACCAAGATGCCAAATTGCAAGCCAAAGCTGCAGACCGAAAAGGGCGTTTTTTGAGCAAATAA
- the guaB gene encoding IMP dehydrogenase, with amino-acid sequence MRLIQKALTFDDVLLVPAYSAVLPRDTQLGTQLTRDISINIPLVSAAMDTVTEGRLAIVMAQEGGVGIIHKNLTPAEQAREVAKVKRYESGVLRDPITISPDMTVRDVIHLSKEHGFSGFPVLQGKKVVGIITNRDLRFEEDLDAKVSEKMTPKDRLVTIKEGSPPEEAKRLMNKHRLERVLVVDDNFELRGLVTVKDILKAKEHPLASKDGRGQLIAGAAVGVGPDNDERIELLAKAGVDVIVVDTAHGHSQGVLDRVKWVKKNYPQIQVIGGNIATGEAAKALVAHGADGVKVGIGPGSICTTRIVAGVGVPQITAVVNVSEALKGTGVPLIADGGIRYSGDISKALAAGAHCVMMGGMFAGTEEAPGEVFLYQGRSYKSYRGMGSVGAMKDGAADRYFQEDNSANVDKLVPEGIEGRVPYKGSVLAIVHQLTGGIRSSMGYCGCKTIDELHEKAGFVEITSAGMRESHVHDVQITKEAPNYHID; translated from the coding sequence ATGAGGCTCATCCAAAAAGCACTCACATTTGACGACGTGCTTCTCGTTCCCGCTTATTCAGCGGTTCTTCCACGTGATACTCAGTTGGGTACTCAACTGACACGCGATATTTCGATCAACATCCCATTGGTATCAGCTGCCATGGACACAGTCACAGAAGGCCGTTTAGCCATTGTGATGGCCCAAGAGGGTGGTGTTGGCATTATTCATAAGAACTTAACGCCTGCCGAGCAAGCTCGTGAAGTTGCCAAGGTCAAGCGTTACGAATCAGGTGTTTTAAGAGATCCGATCACCATTTCACCGGATATGACGGTTAGAGATGTGATTCATCTGTCTAAAGAACATGGTTTTTCAGGCTTCCCGGTTTTACAGGGCAAGAAAGTTGTTGGCATCATTACCAACCGTGATTTGCGCTTCGAAGAAGATTTGGACGCCAAAGTCAGCGAAAAAATGACTCCTAAAGACCGTTTGGTCACTATCAAAGAAGGTTCTCCTCCTGAGGAAGCCAAGCGTTTGATGAACAAACATCGTTTAGAGCGAGTCTTGGTTGTTGATGACAATTTTGAGTTGCGCGGTTTGGTTACAGTTAAAGATATTTTGAAAGCCAAAGAACATCCTTTGGCGAGTAAAGATGGTCGTGGTCAATTGATTGCTGGTGCCGCTGTAGGTGTTGGTCCAGACAACGATGAGCGCATTGAGCTCTTGGCTAAGGCTGGTGTGGATGTGATCGTGGTGGATACCGCTCACGGCCACAGTCAAGGTGTTTTAGACCGCGTTAAATGGGTTAAAAAGAACTATCCTCAGATCCAGGTGATTGGCGGCAATATTGCCACTGGTGAAGCTGCTAAAGCATTGGTGGCTCACGGTGCGGATGGCGTTAAAGTGGGTATTGGCCCTGGTTCAATTTGTACAACTCGTATTGTTGCGGGTGTGGGCGTGCCTCAGATTACTGCGGTTGTGAATGTTTCTGAAGCCTTAAAAGGTACAGGTGTTCCTTTGATTGCTGATGGTGGTATTCGCTACTCTGGCGATATTTCAAAAGCTTTGGCAGCAGGCGCTCATTGCGTGATGATGGGTGGTATGTTTGCTGGTACTGAAGAAGCACCAGGCGAAGTTTTCTTGTACCAAGGTCGCTCATATAAGAGCTATCGTGGCATGGGTTCTGTAGGCGCCATGAAAGATGGTGCAGCAGATCGCTATTTCCAAGAAGACAACAGTGCCAACGTCGACAAACTCGTTCCTGAAGGTATTGAAGGACGTGTGCCTTACAAAGGCAGCGTGTTAGCCATTGTTCATCAGTTAACTGGTGGCATTCGTTCTTCTATGGGTTATTGTGGCTGCAAGACAATTGATGAATTACACGAAAAAGCAGGATTCGTTGAGATCACTTCAGCCGGTATGCGTGAGTCTCACGTTCATGACGTGCAAATCACCAAAGAAGCGCCCAACTACCATATCGACTAA
- the guaA gene encoding glutamine-hydrolyzing GMP synthase, with protein MHDKILILDFGSQVTQLIARRVRDSRVYSEIHPYDVDPSFIEKFVKEQGCKGIILSGGPSSVTEGDTPRAPEIVFNLGVPVLGICYGMQTMAAQLGGKVATAESLGKSREFGYAEVRARGHTKLLENIQDFTTPEGHGMLKVWMSHGDSVTELPAGFKLMASTDSCPIAGMADEDRRFYAVQFHPEVTHTILGTAIIERFVHQICACSTDWVMGDYIAEAVESIRKQVGSDEVILGLSGGVDSSVAAALIHRAIGQQLTCVFVDHGLLRLNEGKMVMDMFAKNLGVKVIHVDATAQFMGELAGVSDPEAKRKIIGKEFVEVFQVESGKIKNAKWLAQGTIYPDVIESAGKGKKGAHTIKSHHNVGGLPDDMKLSLLEPLRELFKDEVRALGVALGLPPEMVYRHPFPGPGLGVRILGEVKKDFADLLRRADAIFIEELRSTIDETSGKSWYDLTSQAFAVFLPVKSVGVMGDGRTYEYVVALRAVQTQDFMTAHWAHLPHDLLGRVSNRIINEVRGINRVVYDISGKPPATIEWE; from the coding sequence GTGCACGACAAGATTTTAATTTTGGACTTTGGGTCCCAAGTGACCCAATTGATTGCAAGACGGGTGCGTGATTCACGCGTTTATTCTGAAATCCATCCGTACGATGTAGATCCAAGCTTCATTGAAAAGTTTGTCAAAGAGCAGGGTTGCAAAGGCATTATTTTGTCTGGTGGTCCAAGTTCTGTGACAGAGGGTGATACACCTCGTGCACCGGAAATTGTTTTCAATCTTGGCGTACCAGTGTTGGGCATCTGTTATGGCATGCAAACCATGGCTGCTCAGTTGGGTGGCAAAGTAGCCACAGCAGAGTCATTGGGTAAATCTCGTGAGTTTGGTTACGCTGAAGTGCGTGCCCGTGGACACACAAAATTATTAGAAAACATTCAGGACTTCACAACGCCAGAAGGTCATGGCATGTTGAAGGTGTGGATGAGTCATGGTGACTCTGTGACTGAGTTGCCAGCAGGCTTTAAGTTAATGGCATCTACAGACTCATGTCCTATTGCTGGCATGGCTGATGAGGACCGTCGCTTTTATGCTGTTCAATTCCATCCAGAAGTAACCCATACCATTTTGGGCACAGCAATCATTGAGCGCTTTGTGCATCAAATATGTGCCTGCAGTACTGATTGGGTGATGGGTGATTACATCGCTGAAGCGGTTGAAAGTATTCGCAAACAGGTTGGTAGTGATGAAGTAATTCTAGGTTTATCTGGTGGCGTTGATTCAAGTGTTGCTGCAGCCTTGATTCATCGTGCCATTGGCCAACAATTGACCTGCGTGTTTGTTGATCATGGTTTGCTTCGTTTGAACGAAGGCAAGATGGTCATGGACATGTTTGCTAAGAATTTGGGCGTGAAGGTGATCCATGTGGATGCGACTGCTCAGTTCATGGGTGAATTAGCTGGTGTTTCTGATCCAGAAGCCAAGCGCAAGATTATCGGCAAAGAATTTGTTGAGGTTTTCCAAGTTGAATCAGGCAAGATCAAGAATGCAAAATGGTTGGCTCAAGGCACCATTTATCCTGATGTGATTGAGTCAGCTGGTAAAGGTAAGAAAGGCGCTCACACCATCAAGAGTCACCACAACGTGGGCGGTTTACCTGATGACATGAAGCTTTCATTGCTAGAGCCTTTGCGTGAACTATTCAAAGATGAGGTTCGTGCCTTGGGTGTTGCATTAGGTCTACCTCCAGAGATGGTCTATCGTCATCCTTTCCCAGGCCCTGGTTTGGGCGTGCGTATTTTGGGTGAAGTTAAAAAAGACTTTGCCGATTTATTGCGTAGAGCCGATGCCATCTTTATCGAAGAGCTGCGCTCAACCATTGATGAAACCAGCGGCAAGTCTTGGTATGACTTAACCAGCCAGGCTTTTGCTGTGTTCTTACCAGTTAAGTCAGTGGGTGTGATGGGTGATGGTAGAACGTATGAGTATGTTGTGGCATTGCGTGCTGTTCAAACTCAAGACTTCATGACTGCTCATTGGGCGCATTTGCCACATGACTTATTGGGACGCGTTTCCAATCGAATCATCAATGAAGTGCGCGGCATCAATCGCGTGGTGTACGACATCAGCGGCAAGCCACCAGCAACAATCGAGTGGGAATAA
- a CDS encoding radical SAM protein — protein MRVLSLIPPMTQLNTPYPSTAYITGFLRSRGIDARQDDLALSLVLSFFSREGLAEVHEAALSIPEEDRSATINFFLDYFENYQSSIEPTIKYLQGGDSTLSHRINSRSFLPEGPRFQALDSYEDDGSGDSLSWAFGALGAEDRARHLATLYLNDLSDVLRDAVDDRFEFVRYAESLAGSQPSFDPLANALKAKPTLMDEHLRSLTIEQIEKHEPNLVLLSVPFPGSVYAALRIAQVIKEKYPSIKIALGGGYVNTELRELTEARVFDYVDFITLDSGERPLLALIEHLNGKRGINRLVRTFIRNETGQVQYIQWAEPDVPFEEVGTATWDGLPLGSYLSLLDMLNPMHRLWSDGRWNKLTVAHGCYWKKCSFCDVSLDYISRYETASASLLVDRIEQIVAETGQTGFHFVDEAAPPKILKALAEELIRRKVVISWWGNIRFEKTFTPELAELLADSGCIAMSGGLEVASDRLLALMEKGVTVEQVARVTKSFSDVGILVHAYLMYGFPTQTVQETVDSLEYVRQLFENGCIQSGFFHRFTCTVHSPVGKNPKAYGIELIPLPEITFAKNDIGFIDPTGTDHDALGQGLKKAIYNYMHGIGFEADIRSWFDLQEPVPKSTVSRQFIAKALQL, from the coding sequence ATGAGGGTTCTCAGTCTCATTCCACCCATGACGCAGTTAAATACGCCGTATCCATCTACGGCGTACATCACTGGTTTTTTACGTTCCCGTGGTATCGATGCAAGACAGGATGATTTGGCACTGTCTTTGGTCTTAAGCTTCTTCTCTAGAGAAGGCTTGGCAGAGGTTCATGAGGCAGCCCTGTCAATTCCTGAAGAAGATCGCAGTGCGACCATTAACTTCTTCCTAGATTATTTTGAAAATTATCAAAGCAGCATTGAACCCACCATCAAATATTTGCAGGGCGGTGACAGTACGCTGAGTCACCGTATCAACAGTCGTTCATTCTTGCCAGAGGGTCCAAGATTTCAGGCCTTAGATTCTTATGAGGATGATGGGTCTGGTGATTCTCTTTCTTGGGCATTCGGTGCCTTGGGTGCTGAAGATCGAGCGCGCCATTTAGCGACACTTTATTTGAATGATTTATCGGATGTCTTGCGTGATGCGGTTGATGATCGCTTTGAGTTTGTCCGGTACGCTGAATCGTTGGCAGGCAGTCAGCCAAGTTTTGATCCATTAGCAAATGCTTTGAAAGCAAAGCCAACCCTGATGGATGAGCATTTGCGATCTTTGACCATCGAGCAAATTGAAAAGCACGAGCCCAATCTGGTGTTACTTTCTGTACCTTTCCCGGGATCGGTTTATGCGGCCTTGAGAATTGCTCAAGTGATCAAAGAGAAATACCCATCGATCAAAATTGCTTTGGGTGGTGGCTATGTCAACACTGAATTGCGAGAGTTAACAGAAGCAAGAGTATTTGATTATGTTGATTTCATCACATTAGATTCTGGTGAACGTCCATTATTAGCCTTGATCGAACACCTGAATGGCAAACGTGGCATCAATCGTTTGGTTAGAACTTTTATCCGTAATGAAACAGGGCAGGTGCAATACATTCAGTGGGCTGAACCTGATGTGCCTTTTGAAGAGGTTGGCACAGCCACTTGGGATGGTTTGCCTTTGGGTTCTTATTTATCACTCTTGGACATGCTCAATCCAATGCACCGTTTGTGGAGTGATGGCCGTTGGAATAAATTAACAGTCGCCCATGGTTGCTATTGGAAAAAATGCAGCTTTTGTGATGTCAGCCTAGATTACATCTCTCGCTATGAAACTGCATCAGCATCATTGCTGGTAGATCGCATTGAACAAATTGTGGCTGAAACAGGACAAACAGGTTTTCACTTTGTGGATGAGGCAGCGCCACCAAAAATACTGAAAGCTTTGGCAGAAGAGTTGATTCGGCGCAAGGTGGTGATTTCTTGGTGGGGCAATATTCGTTTTGAAAAAACCTTCACGCCAGAGCTTGCTGAGTTATTAGCTGACAGTGGCTGTATCGCCATGTCCGGAGGCTTGGAAGTTGCCTCTGATCGCTTATTGGCTTTGATGGAAAAAGGGGTGACTGTTGAACAGGTGGCACGTGTGACCAAGAGCTTCTCTGATGTTGGCATCTTGGTTCATGCGTATTTGATGTATGGCTTTCCAACACAAACTGTTCAAGAGACTGTGGATTCATTGGAGTATGTGCGACAGTTATTTGAAAACGGCTGTATCCAGAGTGGCTTCTTTCATCGATTCACCTGCACAGTTCATTCTCCTGTGGGTAAAAATCCCAAGGCCTATGGTATTGAATTAATTCCACTGCCAGAGATCACTTTTGCCAAAAACGATATTGGTTTCATAGATCCAACCGGCACTGATCATGATGCCTTAGGGCAGGGCTTGAAGAAGGCTATTTATAACTACATGCATGGCATTGGCTTTGAAGCAGACATCAGAAGCTGGTTTGATTTGCAAGAGCCCGTGCCTAAGAGCACTGTCTCAAGGCAATTTATTGCCAAAGCTTTACAACTGTGA
- the queE gene encoding 7-carboxy-7-deazaguanine synthase produces the protein MTYSVKEIFLTLQGEGAHAGRAAVFCRFSGCNLWSGREEDRATAVCQFCDTDFVGTDGEGGGKFESAELLAQAINQMWGFGDPHHKYVVFTGGEPLLQLDDVLINALHAHGFKIAIETNGTIRVPAGIDWICVSPKHGSDLVQVQGDELKLVIPQAGHAGQLPQLLARFEKMSFKHHFLQALDGPNKEANTELAIKICQSRPLWRLSTQTHKLLGIR, from the coding sequence ATGACTTACAGTGTTAAAGAGATCTTTTTGACGCTTCAGGGCGAAGGTGCTCACGCTGGTCGTGCGGCAGTTTTTTGCCGTTTTAGCGGATGTAATCTCTGGTCTGGTCGAGAAGAAGATCGCGCTACGGCTGTTTGCCAGTTTTGCGATACGGATTTCGTTGGCACTGATGGTGAGGGTGGCGGTAAGTTTGAATCTGCAGAGCTCTTAGCCCAGGCCATCAATCAAATGTGGGGTTTTGGTGACCCGCATCACAAATATGTTGTCTTCACGGGTGGCGAGCCATTGCTACAGCTTGATGATGTTTTGATCAACGCTCTTCATGCACATGGTTTTAAGATTGCTATTGAAACCAATGGCACGATCCGAGTACCGGCCGGAATCGATTGGATTTGCGTGAGCCCCAAGCATGGCTCAGATTTAGTTCAAGTCCAAGGCGATGAACTTAAATTGGTCATCCCTCAAGCTGGACATGCAGGGCAGCTGCCTCAATTATTGGCTCGTTTTGAAAAGATGTCGTTCAAGCATCATTTTTTACAGGCTCTAGATGGCCCAAATAAAGAAGCCAATACAGAATTAGCCATTAAAATCTGTCAGTCACGCCCTTTATGGCGTTTAAGCACTCAAACACACAAGTTATTAGGTATTCGCTAG
- the queD gene encoding 6-carboxytetrahydropterin synthase QueD encodes MNKKIEITRKLEFDAGHRIPHHDGHCRHIHGHRYVIEVTLMGNVLNHQGHGDDGMVLDFGDIKKITNDAIVQQWDHAFLVAKEDVALVNFLATIPGHKTVVMNSIPTVENLAQEAFATLDPIFKDRFGGRLNLSRLRLYETPNCWADVHA; translated from the coding sequence ATGAATAAGAAAATTGAAATCACCCGTAAATTAGAGTTCGACGCTGGTCATCGCATACCGCACCATGATGGCCATTGCCGTCATATTCACGGGCACCGCTATGTGATTGAAGTCACTTTGATGGGTAATGTGTTGAATCATCAAGGTCATGGTGATGATGGCATGGTTTTGGATTTTGGCGATATCAAAAAAATCACCAATGATGCCATTGTTCAACAATGGGACCACGCCTTTTTAGTAGCCAAAGAGGATGTGGCTTTGGTTAATTTCTTGGCCACCATCCCTGGCCACAAAACTGTTGTCATGAACTCCATCCCAACGGTTGAAAATTTGGCCCAAGAAGCATTTGCCACTTTAGATCCGATTTTTAAAGACAGATTTGGCGGTCGCTTGAATCTCAGTCGTTTGCGTCTATACGAAACTCCTAATTGCTGGGCAGATGTTCATGCCTAA
- the tadA gene encoding tRNA adenosine(34) deaminase TadA, producing MPNEQDAEFMKMALMQAHLARDAGEVPVGAVLVANQQVIATGHNQPIGHHDPSAHAEIVTLKAAGAALGNYRLPETTLYVTLEPCMMCCGAIMHARVSRLVYGASDAKTGCVHSVMKLFDNTQLNHHTMVEGGVLADECAQVLKDFFKERRTKA from the coding sequence ATGCCTAATGAGCAAGATGCAGAGTTCATGAAGATGGCTCTGATGCAAGCTCATCTTGCGCGCGACGCTGGCGAGGTTCCAGTAGGGGCTGTTCTTGTGGCAAACCAGCAAGTCATTGCCACTGGACATAATCAGCCCATCGGTCATCATGATCCCAGTGCCCACGCTGAGATTGTGACTTTGAAAGCTGCTGGTGCAGCTTTAGGTAATTACAGATTGCCTGAAACAACCCTTTACGTTACCTTAGAGCCTTGCATGATGTGTTGTGGTGCCATCATGCACGCCAGGGTCTCTCGATTAGTTTATGGTGCATCTGATGCTAAAACAGGTTGTGTGCACAGTGTCATGAAGCTCTTTGACAATACCCAGCTAAATCACCATACAATGGTTGAAGGTGGCGTGTTGGCAGATGAATGCGCTCAAGTATTGAAAGATTTTTTTAAAGAACGCAGAACTAAAGCTTGA